A segment of the Macrobrachium nipponense isolate FS-2020 chromosome 1, ASM1510439v2, whole genome shotgun sequence genome:
tctctctctccctctctctctctctctctcgtctctctcccttccttccctctctctctctctctctcctctccttttcttTAGTGACTAAAACGATTCGAATCTtatctccccccccaaaaaaaaaaaaaaatcagtttctaTTGCCCACTTTCTCCTCACccaccgacaaaaaaaaaaaaaaaaaaaggatgaatatgAACCATGAATAACTAGAATGGTGCCGTAGATAAATATGGCAACCAGCTTCGTAGGAGAAAGCCGAACCATCACGatgtaaatgtttttgtttttacaactCATGAAGTACAGCCccaaaaaacataaaatcatCGATTCATCTTTCTGCACGAAAGAAACGCTTCTAGAAGACCAATGGCAAATTTAATACTTAAGTAGGAAATCAAGTTTGATCCAAAAAAGGGCGAAGGAATGCTATAAAATTTCTGAACAGGCTGAGGTGGGCGGCTTCACATGTATGAAGCTCATAAAAATGAACTTTCAAGTCTTTGTGACAAAGGACACTCTATCTTCAAAATTTCACGAAAAGCCAATCTGAGGGTTCTCCCGGGTGAAATGTAAAAagcatgtttttgtttattttacttattattaatgGCCAAGCATCAATTATACGGGGAAATTTGCAGTTAAacgtaaaataatgtttttcgcATCCTATAATTTTGATTAATGCCTACATGTTATTACATAAAGAAATCTACAAGAAAGAAAGATTTTTCTACcgaatatttttatttcccttttcctgTTGACATAAACAACCATCAGAATTTACAGATatcgacataaaaaaaagacaaaacatatTTATTACGAATGGGAATTATGCATATTCAAATTCCCAGAACAAACTAATAAAGTTAGAAATTTCACCTATCCTCAAGGCGACAtgctgtcatggtaatcgctttatagcaaaggattatatattaaaggaaatgaaaatgcattttcttcaagtaggtctgcagcaaagaggctttcgcgcacgtgttggagggcctgttctcatgattgttctagaatcgtcaggtgggatatggaactcgaCAGGCACTAACATGTCGTTAGGAATGCCGCGATTTATGACGTaacatttcgtcgagatccttctaaaaagttcctgtcgggagtctgtgacgttcgcggTTATACTCCGCTCCCTTCAGCCCCGCTACAGTTtcgcggatatatatatatatatatatatagccccgtACAGTTcgccggatatatatataatatatatatatatatatatgataatatatatatatatatatatatgtttgtgtgtgtgtatatatatatatatatacacatatacatatgtctatatatatatatacatatgtatatatatatattatatacgtatatatatatatatacatatgtgtatatatgtatgtatatatatatatatatatatatatgttatacgtgtatatatatatatatatatatatatatatatatgtatatatatatgcatatatatacattatatagtatatatatgtatatatatatatatgtatatatgtatatatatatagtatgtatatatgtatttatatatatatatgtatatatatgtatatgtatatatgtatatgtatatatatgtatatgtatatatatgtatatgtaatatgtgatatatatatatatatatgtatgtatgtttgtatgtatatgtatgtatgtatttatatatattattatatatatattatgtatatatatgttggtaatacacatatatatacataaatatatatatatatatatatatatatatattataaatatgtgtgtgtgtgtgtatatatactataatatatataatgtatagtgtatatatatatctatatatatatataataatatatatagatatatttatatataatatatatatatatatatatatatatatatatagtcatatcactttccgtgatgcatatacatatatcgagctacaatgtcctttaatatctaattcgctctacctcggaattaatatattttcatatatgcttaaccaaagggaaatttttctcgataatagacttgcctggaccagggcgccctggtccaggcaagtctattatcgagaaaaaaattccccttcggttaagcatatatgaaaatatattaattccaaggtagagcgaattagatattaaaggatattgtagctcgatatatatatatatatatatatatatatatatatatgtatatatgtatatgtatatatatatgtatatatatatatatatatatatatatatatatatgtatatatgtgtatatatatatatatatatatatatatatatatatacatgcatacacacacacacatatatatatatatatatatatatatatatatatatatatatatatatatatatatattatatatatataatataaatatatatatatatatatacacatatatatttatatatatatatatatatatatatatatatatatatatatatatatatatatgtgtgtgtgtgtgtgtgtgtatgcatgtatatataagatatatatatatatatatatattatattatatatatatatataattatatatatatatatcatatgtgttggtgtgtgtgtgtgtgtgtgggtatatatctattatatattatatcttcgatatatatatattatattgtatatatatatatatatctatatatgtatagattagatatatgtatatatataatatgtatataatagatatagtatatatatatatatgtatatatatatatatatacatatatatgtataatatatatatatatatatataattatgtatatatatttatatatatgattatgtatatatcatatattatatatttaatatatatattatatatatatattaatatatatatatagttatatatatatattatatgtaatatattatttagtatgtagtatataattatatttatattatataattatatgtgattaaaaatatctatatatatactgtatatatatatatgatatatttatatatatataatattattatatataaaattatatatagttatatatatataatctaattattattatattgtagccGGACAGTTTGCCTACCGGACATTTTTGCCTACCGGACATTTTTGCCTACGGACAGTATTTGCCTACCCGACATtatgcctaccggacattatgcctactgacCTTATGCCTATGGACAATATGCCTACCGGACATCATGGCAACGGATATTTTCCAATGCTTAAAAGCAACTGTGAAACTGTTTGAATTGGACACTCTATAATAAAATTGCGTattctttatttgcaatttaaaattaataatgttattttattcccatatatatatatatatatatatatatatatatatatatatatatatatatatatatatatatatatatatatatatatatatatatatatatatatatatatatatatatatgaaccacttttttttttcatttagattcaaacagaagaattaactcaAAATGGGCTCGGTATTGCACTTAAAATTaccatgtatataaaaaattctcaaattcatgtctaaaatattatatataaataagaattatttaatcatatttaataaaaaagGTCTAAAGTGAAAgggtttattttaaaaattttataaattgtGAGCAATGCTACGAAGAAACCTAAGAACCGGGGTGATGTCAAACTTTTCTACCAAGTCTTTCAGTCGTTGATTGATGTTCTCGTACTTTTTCTTCATCGGTGGCAAAGCAATTCCAGCATTTGCTTGATCAATAAGGAGTTCGTTGCCAGCTTGCTCTTTACGCAATCGGTTTACAAGTCGACACAGAGTTGGGTGTGTAATGGCCACCCGTAAGTCGAAGGCTGTGTGCCAGCCTTCTATCGAGTTGTTGGTGCGAGGTAAATCTTGTAAGACACTTTCATGAACATTCCAAAGTTCTTGAGGAAAAACGGGCCATCTTCTTCGTCCCCGCTGCACATTTCCAATCCATGTAGCCTCGAAATAGGTTACAGAGTCTCCGAGGATGTTGTCCGCTTCCTCATCCAGTGATGACAAAAATTGTACAAACGTGTCGCTAACATCTTGTAAAGGAACAAATGCAAGCGCTTTGAGTGATTTAATCAGCATTGCATTTTCGGGATTTTCAGTATACCAACTGGCAAGTCCTTGGGCTTGAATTTTTCACCACAAACATTGCCCGAAGTGGAACAGACAACCACTGATTTGACTATGTGGAAAGTGTCTTTTGACAGAATTCATCGCTGCTTTTTCAAAGTCTAACATCAGCGAGGCGGTGTTAAATTTCTTTCGTTCTTGAAGAAAGTCCAAATTGCATCGTAGGTTGCTTCGTTCTTATGCTTTGTGACACAGAACACCAATGCCACTGTTCTTGATTCAGTTAGCATGGCATGAATAGTGTAAAGAGCAATAACGAGCCAATTTTGAGTCAATTCTTTTGTTTGAATCTAAATGACAAAGGAAaagtggtacatatatatatttatatatatatatatatatattatatatatatatatatatatatataatatatatgggaataaaataacattattaattttaaattgcaaataaagaatATGCAATTTATTATAGAGTGTCTAATTCAAACGGAGAGAGGAAGAACAACGTCGTTATGAAGAGAAGCAACGTCGTCATGAAGAGGATCTACGCCGCCAAGAGGACAActtgagaagagaggaggaagcttAACGTTTCACTGGCAACACCAGCGGACTCACAACAACTTCCCACACAATCCTCAGTGCCATTGTCCACCCAGCCACCACCCCCACAGAAAGCCATCGCCCAGACCCCGCCGCCCTTACGTCCTGATGCCACATACCAAGTGTTCAGGGAATGGCGTAGACGCTGGGATGACTACAGTGTGATGGTGGACCTAGGGACATTAcctaccaggaaacaaatgatacAGCTTCATATGTACCTCAGCCTGGAGACCCAACGAATACTCGAGCACACACTCAACGTACCACCAGACACGGATGTGAGTGTTGACGAGGTCGTGAATATTCTCCAGGAACACATCAAGAACCTGCGGAATGAAGCTCTATGATGCAGGAAcctgctctcctgcaagcagagggaaggggaaagcttCAGCGACTTCTACGTCCGACTGAAGCATGTAGCAGAGGAAATCGACGTCTGTCCTGGCCATTTTGCAGTGTGCGAGGAGACTCGGCTGAAGATGATCATTATCATGGGAGTTAGAGACGAGGAGCTCACTCAGAAACTCATTGCCCTGGACGCTGCAGCTTCATTGGCCACCATGGTTAACAAATGTCGCTCCTATGAGGCCACACGGACAGCCACTACCGCTATAAATGCCCCTCCTCTAAATTGTGTGCCGTCTCCACTTATAAAAAATCAAAGGACATGGCAACAGGGTTTCTACATCGCTACCAACCCCTAACAAGGACACTTTATGCCCTTCCTGCACAAGGAAGCACAGCTCAACAGGAAAGTGCCCAGCCAGCGACAGtgtatgtgtaaactgtggctgcAAAGGACACTGGCGCCGGACCCCAAAGTGCCCCGCCAACAAGGCCACATGCAGACACTGTGGCTGAGTGGGCCACTATGACAAGTACTGCCATCAGCAGATGAACGCCAAGCAGGGCGGCCTGCCCAATGCCATGCCCCCTTCTAGCAAGCTCCCTaataattgcaaggtcaagacctCTTCTTCATCAACTGACTCCTCACCATCACCTATATCCATCGCCCTCACCTACAGGGGTGAGACATCGAAGATAATGATGCTGCCTGACACAGGAGCTGATGTATCAGTGATGGGCCCCCAGCACTTGGAACTCCTTCGCATTCCCAGGACTGAGCTACAGCCTCCTGCAACATCAGTGACACTCACGGCAGATGGGTCAAAGATGACACCTGCTTTAGGAACCCTTAAGGCCACCTTGTCCTTGGCCAAACAGTCCTGCCTCACCACGATTCAAGTCCACGAACGCGTTCAGATGCCACTCCTGTCCTATGCATTTTGCAAGGAGTTGGCCATCATCCCACCAGGCTTTCCTTGGCACATCCTACAGGTCACCCACGTTAATCGATGCAAGGAGCTACCCCTGCATGCAGACACGACCCCTGCTGAGGCCCGAGAGTATTTCTTACAAACCTTTCAGGACGTACTCGTGTCAAAGGAAGACCTTAAAGCAGCTCCTCTGAGGCCGATGGCTGGCCCTCCCATGGAAATCCACCTTAAGGAAGACGCGGTCCCTTTCGCCATCCACACCCCAAGGCAGATACCGTACGCTTTCTGCAAACCTGTTAAGAATGAACTAGACTCCATGGTACAACAGGGAGACATTAAGCCTTGTGGAGATGAGCCATCGGAATGGTGCCACCCTCTAGTCATCGTTCCTAAGGCCAAGGGAGTTCGAATCACTGTGGATCTCACAAAGCTGAACGCACAAGTCTCCCGTCCAGCCCACCCTTCGCCCACGCCCTTAGCTGCTGTCCGTGCTGTTGACTCCACCGCCAAGTTCTTCACCTACGCGGACGCTCTACACGGCTACTGGCAGATGGAGCTAgcagaagaggaccgccacctCACAACTTTCATTACGCCTTATGGACGCTTCCAGCATTGCCGGGGACCTATGGGCTTCGCTGCCACTGGTAATGCCTATTGTTACCGCAGCGACCTAGCTCTCCAATGCGTGATGAAGTGTGTCAAGGGTGTTGATGACATTTTCATCTTCGACAATGACCTACTGACACACTACCACAGGATCCACGAACTGCTCACCTGCTGCCGCAAAAATGGCAtcactctcaacaaagaaaaagTTCACAGTGGTAGAGACCagagtgaatttctgtggctTCACCCTTTCCGAAGAAGGAATTGCTGCTGACCCAGGACgagttgctgctctgcaagaCTTCCCTACACCATCCAACCTGACGGACTTACGTTCCTTCATGGGATTAGTAAACCAGTTGGCAGGGTTTACCCCAGATATTGCCCTGACTGCACAGCCCCTTCGACCACTCATGAGCCCCAAGCGCTCTTTTCTTTTGACACCTGACCATGACCAGACCTTCAAACATGTGAAACAAGCACTTTCAAGCCTGGCTGTTCTTGCGTCTTTTGACCCAACCCTGCCAACCATTCTCCAGACCGACGCATCTCGCCTCTACGGAATAGGCTACGCTCTCCTCCAGGACCATGGATCTGGACATCTCCGAGTAGTCCAGTGTGGATCTCACTTTCTCGCAGACACCGAAACAAGGTGTGCAACGATTGAACTGGAGATGCTTGCAGTATCTTGGGTCCTCACAAAGTGCTGCCTATACCTCAAAGGACTGCCAACCTTCACCCTGCCTATCATTGGTGCCTATCATCAACAGCTACACGCTGAACATGGTTGAAAACCCACGGCTTCAGAGAATGAAGGAGCGCATGTCGCAATGTCAATTTACTGCAGTGTGGCGCGCCGGCAAGTCTCTATGCATCCCAGATGCACTTTCTCTTGCACCAGTCAGCTGCCCCACCTCTGAGGATATGACTGGCTGTGCTGAGGTAATGCCACATGTTAGATCTGTCATCAGCGCTACAACAGCTTCCCAGGACGAGGATGCCCCAACCGTTGACGCCGACCGGACCCTACAGGACATGTTGATAGCAGCACAGGCCGACCCCACCTACGTTCGCCTACGCGATTGCATCAGTTCTCGGTTTCCCACAAACCGCTACGACCTACATGCATCCTTATCACCGTACTGGAAGCTGCGAGAAGCCCATGCTCTACGGGGCAAGAATACTAGTTCCTGCAGCTCTATGTCGCCACACACTCGCCAGACTCCATGATAATCACCGTGGTGTTGAGGCTACCAAACGTCAGGCCCGAAAAACAGTCTTCTGGCCTGGGATAGACTCGGACATCGCCAACACCGTCACTGCCTGCGAGCTGTGCCAAGTCCTGTGTCCCAGCCAACAATAGGAGCCTCTCCACAACGACGACCATCCATCCAGGCCCTTTGAGTCGGTATCGGCGGACTTCTTCCAGGTAGCTGGGAAGTCCTTTCTTGTAGTCGTCGACCGCCTCTTCggctggcctgtggttgtccCTTGCAAGGGTGACACTACTGCCTCCTCGACCATACGGTACTTCTGCCGCTACTTCAGAGAGGTGGGCGTTCCCTTACGCCTGCGCACCGATGGAGGACCTCAGTTTACCAGCAAAGAATTCGCCGACTTCACAGAACGTTGGGGTGTACACCACATCACCTCATCGCCACATTACCCATAGTCTAATGGACACACTGAGGCTGTCGTCAAGGTTGTCAAGCACTTGATCCTCAAAACAGCCCCACAGGAAACATTGACTGCGAGGATTTTGATCGTGGTCTCCTTGAGTTAAGAAATACACCCAATCTAGTCGCTCTCCTGCCCAGGTACTGTATGGTTACCCTCACCGTACATGTGTGCCTGCCCATCCTCAGTCATTCACAGAAGATTGGCAGGAAAAGGCCCATGACTGTGACCGCTGCCAGAGCTGCTCAGGTGCAGCGCAACTATGACGCCCACGCCCACCCCCTGCCCAGGCTTAATGTGGGCCAACATGTCTGCCTTCAGGACCCGACATCCCACCGATGGGACACAGTTGGGATTGTCATGGGTGGTGCACGATCACGCGAGTATGAGATCCGTCTCCCAAGTGGTCGAGTGTTACGTTGGAACCGTCGCTTCCTATATCCACTGCCCAGCCCCAGTCAAGTTCCCAACTCTGATCTCCCTGTGGTCCCTAGCCCAGACATGGAAAAGTCATCAATTCCCTCCAAAGCCCCTCGCAGGTCCCCaagattgaacaggcctacataatgtacatatctacatgtaatttgtttagtacgttcaaaatacctctttgaacgcaaaaggggaaggggagttgtggaataatggatattttactatgcaattgctgtacgattcatttccatgtatttaataaaatcacctATTGTGAATGCATCTgcatgtgtcgccctgtatcATGAACCCCGCACATGCGTATGgctattcttcttgcttctcttggcgcgaactgcacgccctgcagagcctctgtacatatttaccttttgctgcttggaataaacaaatctacgactcgggataccatttctcccatcctgcaatctttcgtcttctaatgcaagacatcaccacctatcaccaatgggaaagggcatttagcgagaaattgtgcagtagaaagaaaggacgttaagaaaccagtgtctctatttaacctttcgtcaagtaggaatgatgtgatgagagaaactaggaaattttttggtgaatttctgtcagaaggcgcaGTTCCCTCTCTTGGAGGaatagattcgagagaagtagtcttacTTCGAGACATAGGAGccgtctcactgattaggagagagtgtgtgccaaacagggtggaaatcaatatggaagaaaaagtcatgttaggtggatttctgaacacttgtgttctttgtcctttgttgaagttaaacttagaaagtcaggtagtgtcaggagatgtgaaactagcagttgttgatagtttgcccattgatggcgttgatattattgtcggtaatgacttagctttatccaagaatgtgaatcctgttgtgagggatattccagtgcctaaaatggtagtaactaggtcaggtttagatacagactgtatagactacggtcataatttttcatggattcgaacgagtgtgagttcgtggattcgaacgtgagtgagttcgtgga
Coding sequences within it:
- the LOC135218832 gene encoding uncharacterized protein LOC135218832 — protein: MNAKQGGLPNAMPPSSKLPNNCKVKTSSSSTDSSPSPISIALTYRGETSKIMMLPDTGADVSVMGPQHLELLRIPRTELQPPATSVTLTADGSKMTPALGTLKATLSLAKQSCLTTIQVHERVQMPLLSYAFCKELAIIPPGFPWHILQVTHVNRCKELPLHADTTPAEAREYFLQTFQDVLVSKEDLKAAPLRPMAGPPMEIHLKEDAVPFAIHTPRQIPYAFCKPVKNELDSMVQQGDIKPCGDEPSEWCHPLVIVPKAKGVRITVDLTKLNAQVSRPAHPSPTPLAAVRAVDSTAKFFTYADALHGYWQMELAEEDRHLTTFITPYGRFQHCRGPMGFAATGNAYCYRSDLALQCVMKCVKGVDDIFIFDNDLLTHYHRIHELLTCCRKNGITLNKEKVHSGRDQSEFLWLHPFRRRNCC
- the LOC135218834 gene encoding uncharacterized protein LOC135218834, giving the protein MGLVNQLAGFTPDIALTAQPLRPLMSPKRSFLLTPDHDQTFKHVKQALSSLAVLASFDPTLPTILQTDASRLYGIGYALLQDHGSGHLRVVQCGSHFLADTETRCATIELEMLAVSWVLTKCCLYLKGLPTFTLPIIGAYHQQLHAEHG